One genomic segment of Trichococcus shcherbakoviae includes these proteins:
- a CDS encoding flavin reductase family protein, translating into MQHYNTEDLNTKQMYKFLTGSIIPRPIAWITTQNPETQVVNAAPFSFFSVASNVLPLISVAILRNDGKIKDSAKNLLASGQGVVHIVSEELVDEMNRTAAQLPDTESEINLTDLTLTASNTVTVPAIKEAKIRMETTVHQYVPLTDAEGNVLTDLFILRVVDFFFDESVFNQEKQYVLANKLEPVARLAGNDYTKLGEIFSLERP; encoded by the coding sequence ATGCAACATTATAATACCGAAGATCTCAACACGAAACAGATGTACAAATTTTTGACAGGGAGCATCATCCCCCGCCCGATTGCCTGGATCACCACCCAGAATCCGGAAACTCAGGTCGTCAATGCGGCGCCATTCAGCTTCTTCAGTGTCGCTTCGAACGTGCTGCCGCTGATTAGCGTGGCCATTCTAAGGAATGACGGAAAAATCAAGGATTCTGCCAAAAACCTGCTGGCTTCCGGACAAGGCGTCGTCCATATCGTCAGCGAAGAACTGGTTGATGAGATGAATAGGACGGCTGCTCAATTGCCTGACACCGAGAGCGAAATCAATCTGACGGATTTGACATTGACTGCCAGCAACACTGTCACTGTACCCGCGATCAAAGAGGCTAAAATACGGATGGAGACAACTGTCCATCAATATGTTCCTCTGACGGATGCGGAAGGCAACGTGCTTACGGATCTGTTCATCCTGCGCGTCGTAGATTTCTTTTTCGATGAATCGGTGTTCAATCAGGAAAAACAGTATGTTTTGGCCAACAAATTGGAGCCGGTCGCTAGGCTGGCCGGCAACGATTATACAAAGCTCGGGGAGATTTTTTCGCTGGAACGTCCTTAA
- a CDS encoding PTS glucose transporter subunit IIA — translation MFGFFKKDDKKGKLPVEKEILYSPANGVVVPVSDVADPVFSQKMMGDGFAVIPTDGNIYSPAKGKVLSVFPTKHAVGILLDSGLELLLHMGLDTVELNGKPFEIFVKEGQAVTADTLIAKVDLAQLQEAGKDSAMVVVITNMDKVKNFSLDVTGESAVKAEIGSVQPKE, via the coding sequence ATGTTTGGCTTTTTTAAGAAGGATGATAAAAAGGGGAAACTGCCAGTTGAGAAGGAAATCTTATATTCACCTGCCAATGGTGTAGTGGTACCTGTTTCAGATGTTGCAGATCCAGTATTTTCTCAAAAAATGATGGGTGACGGTTTCGCGGTCATTCCTACAGACGGAAACATCTATTCACCAGCAAAAGGTAAAGTATTGAGCGTATTTCCGACAAAGCATGCAGTAGGCATTTTGTTGGACAGCGGATTGGAACTTTTGTTGCACATGGGGTTGGATACGGTTGAGTTAAACGGGAAACCATTCGAAATCTTCGTGAAGGAAGGCCAAGCTGTGACTGCGGACACACTGATCGCCAAAGTGGATTTAGCGCAGCTGCAGGAAGCCGGCAAAGATTCCGCGATGGTCGTCGTCATCACGAATATGGACAAAGTTAAAAATTTCAGCCTGGATGTGACCGGCGAGTCTGCCGTTAAAGCAGAAATAGGAAGCGTCCAGCCGAAGGAATAA
- a CDS encoding undecaprenyl-diphosphate phosphatase, which yields MEFMEILKAIILGIVEGITEWLPISSTGHMILVEEFIQLNLSQAFKEMFFYVIQLGAILAVVVIYFHKLNPFSPSKTKEEKTQTWDIWKKVVIGCIPAGVIGLPLNDWADENLLNATVVALALIIYGILFIVIENKHKDREPSITDFSQLTYMKAFQIGLFQALSIIPGTSRSGSSILGSIVLGTSRFIATEFSFFMSIPIMFGISFLKIIKFGFDFTGLEFAVLFSGMLTAFLVSIVAIKFLIGYLKRNDFKAFGWYRIVLGAIVLVYFLFI from the coding sequence ATGGAATTTATGGAAATACTGAAAGCAATCATCCTCGGCATCGTTGAGGGTATCACCGAATGGCTGCCCATCAGCAGCACAGGACACATGATTTTGGTTGAAGAGTTCATCCAATTGAATCTTTCGCAGGCATTCAAAGAGATGTTCTTCTACGTGATTCAGCTTGGTGCCATCCTCGCGGTAGTCGTCATCTATTTTCACAAACTGAATCCCTTCTCCCCTAGCAAAACGAAGGAAGAGAAGACACAGACTTGGGATATCTGGAAAAAAGTGGTCATCGGCTGCATTCCGGCTGGAGTCATCGGCTTGCCTTTGAACGATTGGGCGGACGAAAACCTTCTGAACGCGACAGTTGTGGCATTGGCGCTGATCATCTACGGGATCCTGTTCATCGTGATCGAAAACAAGCATAAGGATCGCGAACCAAGCATCACCGATTTCAGCCAATTAACCTATATGAAAGCTTTCCAGATCGGCTTGTTCCAAGCACTCTCGATTATTCCAGGCACATCGCGCTCCGGTTCTTCCATTCTGGGGAGCATCGTGTTGGGCACTTCCCGCTTCATCGCGACGGAATTTTCCTTCTTCATGAGCATTCCGATTATGTTCGGGATCAGCTTTTTGAAGATCATCAAATTCGGTTTTGATTTTACCGGACTTGAATTCGCTGTTCTCTTTTCGGGCATGCTTACTGCTTTCCTCGTTTCGATAGTCGCCATCAAGTTCCTGATCGGTTACCTGAAACGCAACGACTTCAAAGCGTTCGGTTGGTACCGGATTGTACTTGGAGCAATCGTCCTGGTCTATTTCCTGTTTATCTGA
- a CDS encoding heavy metal translocating P-type ATPase translates to MKDLFKNKAMIATMISGILIILGIVLQWQSFDTAAAIIFVLSFIIGGYKQAKEGFIDTFENKHLNVDILMVLAAVGASLIGYWMEGALLIFIFSLSGSLEEYATEKSTQAITALMNIVPEIAKRINPDGSIEDVAVKDLKVGDTLLVPKGASIPIDGTIASGQGLIDEAAISGESVPVEKTVGDDIFGSTINLSEALTMTVSKESKDTLFAKIIRMVEEAQKTPSKTASFINRIENTYVKIVLIFVPVMIAVFYFLLDWGWNESFYRGMVLLTVASPCALVASATPAVLSAISNAAKRGILFKGGIAIENFSAMDCIAFDKTGTLTEGKPVVTEASYLTGTDEKHIMSVVYALEHSSTHPIASALVQHLDTKEYEKSQMDSIQDLTGFGLAGEAFGSYWKIGKKTFVVTDELNEPPFVKEAFALQNEGKTVIYVSQDDKVVAYYALLDTPKSEAKDMIAFFKANGVHTIMITGDNEATGQTIGKQLGVDEIRANCLPEDKTTILKDLQAKYKLVGMVGDGVNDAPALANADIGIAMGEGTDIAMETADVVLMKSELDKLEYCYGLSKKLKKITMQNIIFSITVILILILSNLFQLINLPLGVVGHEGSTILVIMNSLRLLAKIPTHHFQGTAKPTAKTSSSGLAHEK, encoded by the coding sequence ATGAAAGACTTATTCAAGAATAAAGCGATGATCGCAACCATGATCAGCGGCATCCTCATCATTCTTGGCATTGTGCTGCAATGGCAAAGCTTTGATACTGCTGCAGCCATCATTTTCGTGCTATCGTTCATCATAGGCGGCTATAAGCAAGCAAAAGAAGGATTCATCGATACATTTGAAAATAAACACTTGAACGTCGATATATTGATGGTGCTTGCCGCAGTCGGTGCCTCGCTTATCGGTTACTGGATGGAAGGCGCGCTGCTCATCTTCATCTTCTCGCTCTCCGGTTCGCTTGAGGAATACGCGACAGAGAAAAGTACCCAAGCGATAACCGCGTTGATGAATATTGTCCCTGAAATAGCAAAACGCATCAACCCGGACGGTTCAATCGAGGACGTTGCGGTCAAGGATCTGAAAGTCGGCGATACCTTACTGGTCCCTAAAGGCGCCAGCATCCCCATCGACGGCACGATCGCATCGGGCCAAGGCCTGATCGATGAAGCCGCCATTTCCGGCGAATCCGTCCCTGTCGAAAAGACTGTCGGCGATGATATCTTCGGCAGCACAATCAACTTGAGCGAAGCGCTGACGATGACCGTCTCGAAAGAATCCAAGGATACCCTATTCGCCAAAATCATCCGTATGGTCGAAGAAGCGCAAAAGACCCCTTCGAAGACGGCAAGCTTCATCAACCGCATTGAAAACACCTATGTAAAAATCGTCCTCATTTTTGTGCCGGTCATGATTGCCGTTTTTTATTTCCTCCTGGATTGGGGTTGGAATGAATCATTCTACCGAGGCATGGTGCTGTTGACGGTCGCCTCCCCTTGCGCATTGGTGGCATCGGCCACTCCTGCTGTCCTTTCCGCCATTTCCAATGCAGCCAAACGCGGTATCCTCTTCAAAGGTGGCATCGCGATCGAGAACTTCTCGGCCATGGATTGCATCGCATTCGACAAAACAGGCACGCTGACGGAAGGCAAACCTGTAGTGACGGAAGCAAGCTATCTGACAGGCACAGATGAAAAACATATCATGTCCGTCGTCTATGCTTTGGAGCACTCATCAACCCATCCGATCGCTTCCGCGTTGGTCCAACATCTCGATACGAAGGAATATGAGAAGTCCCAGATGGATTCAATCCAAGATCTTACCGGATTCGGTTTGGCTGGCGAAGCATTCGGAAGCTATTGGAAAATCGGCAAAAAGACCTTCGTCGTAACCGATGAACTGAATGAGCCTCCATTCGTAAAGGAGGCTTTCGCGCTCCAGAATGAAGGAAAGACCGTCATTTACGTTTCGCAGGATGATAAGGTCGTAGCCTATTACGCTTTATTGGATACGCCTAAGTCAGAGGCAAAAGACATGATCGCCTTTTTCAAAGCCAATGGTGTCCATACGATCATGATTACAGGTGATAATGAAGCAACCGGGCAGACGATCGGCAAGCAATTGGGTGTGGATGAAATCCGTGCGAATTGTCTTCCCGAAGATAAAACCACCATCCTGAAAGATCTGCAGGCGAAATACAAATTGGTCGGCATGGTCGGAGACGGCGTGAATGACGCACCAGCACTGGCAAACGCCGACATCGGCATCGCTATGGGCGAAGGCACGGACATCGCCATGGAAACAGCGGATGTGGTACTGATGAAGAGTGAACTCGATAAGTTGGAATATTGTTATGGCTTGTCGAAGAAGCTGAAAAAAATCACCATGCAGAACATCATCTTTTCGATCACCGTCATTCTCATTCTGATCCTATCAAACCTGTTCCAACTCATCAACCTTCCGCTCGGGGTGGTCGGACACGAAGGCAGCACGATACTGGTCATCATGAACAGCTTGAGGCTGTTGGCGAAAATACCTACCCACCACTTTCAGGGCACTGCCAAACCTACCGCAAAGACTTCTAGCAGCGGACTCGCGCACGAAAAATAA
- a CDS encoding aspartate kinase produces the protein MKVIKFGGSSLANGTQLKKVLQIVKDDADRRIVVVSAPGKRTDSDEKVTDLLIKLADEVQNKEDHQKTLKTILKRYQDIVDELEIDPSVMDIISKNYEKLIQTKFYNELYALDAYKASGEDNSAILVAAFFNKEGIPAKYVNPKDAGLLVSDNPGNARVLPESFKNLYALRDSKEIIVFPGFFGYTKDGQLLTFSRGGSDISGAIVANGVKASLYENFTDVDAIYVANPKMVKHPKKIKQLTYREMRELSYSGFSVFHDEALQPAFSAGIPVVVKNTNNPAAPGTSITRTKPENKQIVSGIASSTGFMSIYIGKYLMNREVGFGRRVLQIFEDFNLNFEHMPSGIDDLSIILRANQMTMQQEQELLYRLKNELEADDVNVKGGICLLMIVGEGMVNSVGTVAKACTALAEADINLEMINQGSSEVSIMFGIDEKDEARAVKVLYDAFFPAKKD, from the coding sequence TTGAAGGTTATTAAATTTGGCGGGAGTTCCCTTGCGAATGGAACTCAATTGAAAAAAGTATTGCAGATTGTGAAAGATGACGCAGACAGAAGAATTGTGGTCGTTTCAGCACCCGGAAAGCGTACTGACTCAGACGAGAAGGTTACGGATTTGCTGATCAAGTTGGCCGATGAGGTACAAAATAAAGAAGATCACCAAAAAACCCTGAAGACGATCCTGAAAAGATATCAAGATATCGTCGATGAATTGGAGATCGATCCTAGTGTTATGGACATCATTTCCAAAAATTATGAGAAATTGATTCAGACAAAATTCTACAATGAATTGTATGCACTGGATGCTTACAAAGCAAGCGGTGAAGACAACAGTGCCATCCTTGTAGCTGCTTTTTTCAATAAAGAGGGCATCCCTGCCAAATACGTCAACCCGAAAGATGCCGGCCTTTTGGTCAGCGACAACCCTGGGAACGCGCGCGTATTGCCGGAATCTTTCAAGAATCTCTATGCATTGCGGGATTCGAAAGAAATCATCGTTTTCCCGGGGTTCTTCGGTTATACGAAGGATGGTCAATTACTTACCTTCTCAAGAGGTGGATCGGACATCTCCGGCGCAATCGTCGCCAATGGTGTCAAAGCCAGCCTGTATGAAAACTTTACGGACGTGGATGCCATTTATGTGGCAAACCCTAAAATGGTTAAACACCCTAAAAAAATCAAGCAATTGACCTATCGTGAAATGCGTGAATTATCCTACAGCGGATTTTCAGTCTTCCATGATGAAGCTTTGCAGCCGGCTTTCAGCGCGGGAATCCCGGTAGTCGTCAAAAACACAAACAACCCGGCTGCACCCGGTACCAGCATCACGAGAACGAAGCCTGAAAACAAGCAGATCGTTTCAGGCATCGCGAGCTCGACCGGCTTCATGAGCATCTACATCGGCAAATACCTGATGAACCGAGAAGTTGGCTTCGGCCGCAGAGTGCTGCAGATTTTCGAAGATTTCAACCTGAACTTCGAACACATGCCATCCGGTATCGACGATTTGTCGATCATCCTGCGCGCCAACCAGATGACGATGCAGCAGGAGCAAGAGTTGTTGTATCGCTTGAAGAACGAATTGGAAGCGGACGATGTAAATGTCAAGGGCGGCATCTGCTTATTGATGATTGTCGGCGAAGGCATGGTCAATTCCGTCGGGACAGTAGCGAAAGCCTGTACAGCACTGGCTGAAGCGGACATCAACCTGGAAATGATCAACCAAGGTTCATCAGAAGTCAGCATCATGTTCGGAATCGACGAAAAGGACGAAGCCAGAGCAGTCAAAGTGCTTTACGATGCCTTCTTCCCGGCCAAAAAAGATTAG
- a CDS encoding DUF4828 domain-containing protein encodes MKKNNPWRIVVGLSVIASISSALFKSNRNAGKSLSTSYTPYIGTWKNDAQSLKVEITDNLEILLNNKKLKATLEEAKPNELVFRDHFGYYLILKKDTSPTLTIYDEAEEQEFYFKRETDK; translated from the coding sequence GTGAAAAAAAATAATCCTTGGAGGATCGTAGTCGGATTATCCGTAATCGCAAGCATCAGCTCTGCTTTGTTCAAGTCAAATCGCAATGCCGGTAAGAGCCTATCAACATCGTATACCCCTTACATCGGCACATGGAAAAACGACGCACAGTCCTTGAAGGTTGAAATTACTGATAATCTGGAGATTCTCCTGAACAACAAAAAATTAAAAGCAACCCTTGAAGAAGCCAAACCCAACGAACTGGTCTTCCGCGACCACTTCGGCTATTATCTGATTCTGAAAAAGGATACATCCCCTACGCTGACCATCTACGATGAAGCGGAAGAACAAGAATTCTACTTCAAACGCGAAACCGATAAATAG